A stretch of Brevundimonas naejangsanensis DNA encodes these proteins:
- the ftsA gene encoding cell division protein FtsA has protein sequence MVGRSRDMKPEQGRGAPRAPVVAALDLGQSKVACFIMKPDGVRHADRTIRVAGAGHVQSRGVKGGAIVNMDETAQAIGHAVERAERAAGAPVSGVVVTTAIGQMASHRVQARVSLGSHPISDADLARAIGMALAQIRLPNRRPIHVLPIAWSVDGARGVHDPRAMRGGSLGLDLLVVSMSEGSFNALSHCLELAHLDLQGVAAAPVVSSLAALEEDEMELGALCIDMGGGSTSAAVWGGRSLLHIESLNVGGDHVTADIARGLSTSRVGAERLKTLHGSAMASANEDREMLEAPPRGEDASAGPVVVPRAMLKTVIAPRVEETLELLRDRLKHAGMGLEPGAGLVLTGGASQLNGVRELAVRVFDRPVRLGRPQRAPHLADAAAGPAFCSAAGVLLRAAYGPREAVSARKLMSRQITAADAPKVHRGGMVARAAGWLRDNL, from the coding sequence ATGGTTGGACGCAGCCGAGACATGAAGCCGGAACAGGGCAGGGGCGCGCCGCGCGCGCCGGTCGTGGCCGCGCTCGATCTCGGCCAGTCCAAGGTCGCCTGCTTCATCATGAAGCCGGACGGCGTGCGCCACGCCGACCGCACCATTCGCGTCGCCGGCGCCGGCCATGTCCAGTCGCGCGGCGTCAAGGGCGGGGCCATCGTCAACATGGACGAGACGGCCCAGGCCATCGGCCACGCCGTCGAACGCGCCGAGCGCGCGGCGGGCGCGCCCGTCTCCGGCGTCGTCGTCACCACGGCCATCGGCCAGATGGCCAGCCACCGGGTGCAGGCGCGCGTTTCGCTGGGCTCGCACCCGATCAGCGACGCCGATCTGGCGCGCGCCATCGGCATGGCCCTGGCCCAGATCCGCCTGCCGAACCGGCGTCCGATCCACGTCCTGCCCATCGCCTGGTCGGTGGATGGGGCGCGCGGCGTGCACGATCCGCGTGCGATGCGCGGCGGCTCGCTGGGGCTGGACCTGCTGGTCGTCTCCATGTCGGAGGGATCGTTCAACGCCCTCAGCCACTGCCTCGAACTGGCCCACCTGGATCTTCAGGGCGTGGCCGCCGCGCCGGTCGTCTCCTCCCTCGCCGCGCTGGAGGAGGATGAGATGGAACTGGGCGCCCTGTGCATCGACATGGGCGGCGGCTCGACCTCGGCGGCCGTCTGGGGCGGACGCTCCCTGCTGCACATCGAAAGCCTGAACGTCGGCGGCGACCATGTGACCGCCGACATCGCGCGCGGCCTGTCGACCTCGCGCGTCGGCGCCGAGCGTCTGAAGACCCTGCACGGCTCGGCCATGGCCAGCGCCAACGAAGACCGCGAAATGCTGGAGGCCCCGCCGCGCGGCGAGGACGCCTCGGCCGGCCCTGTCGTCGTCCCGCGCGCCATGCTGAAGACCGTCATCGCCCCGCGCGTGGAAGAGACGCTCGAACTGCTGCGCGACCGCCTGAAGCACGCCGGCATGGGCCTGGAGCCCGGCGCTGGCCTCGTCCTGACCGGCGGCGCCAGCCAACTGAACGGCGTCCGGGAACTGGCCGTGCGCGTCTTTGACCGCCCGGTGCGCCTGGGCCGCCCGCAACGCGCGCCCCACCTGGCCGACGCCGCCGCCGGCCCGGCCTTCTGCTCGGCCGCCGGCGTCCTGCTGCGCGCCGCCTACGGCCCGCGCGAGGCGGTCTCCGCCCGCAAGCTGATGTCACGCCAGATCACCGCCGCCGACGCGCCCAAGGTGCACCGCGGCGGCATGGTGGCCCGCGCGGCGGGCTGGCTGCGGGATAATCTGTAG